The following are from one region of the Oncorhynchus clarkii lewisi isolate Uvic-CL-2024 unplaced genomic scaffold, UVic_Ocla_1.0 unplaced_contig_13910_pilon_pilon, whole genome shotgun sequence genome:
- the LOC139396373 gene encoding zinc finger protein ZFP2-like isoform X2 has protein sequence MASVKLEDCSPTMELNVDIKDEEEEEKIGESVSHGMRPVTSTVRTNPACLSPSTLSRNLQSLGPDCDSGGQFALQDPEMASVKLEDCSQTLELNVNIKDEEEEEKIGKSVNRGRLELSLKPVTSTVRTNPACLSPSTLSPNLQSLGPDCYSGAQFALQDPEMASVKLEDYSQTLELNVNIKDEEEEEKIGESVSHGDHVETFSTSREKQQEDHRAKRSHHCPHCEEIFPILSKLKIHLKIHTGENSYSCTDCGKRFTTSGNLTVHQRVHTGEKPYPCPDCGKIFSRLGHLKRHEHIHTGVKPYSCSDCVKCYTTSAELKLHQRVHTGEKPYSCSDCGKSFSRQGFLKAHELIHTGVKPYSCSDCGKIFSQLGNLKTHERIHTGVKPYACSDCVKCFTTSTELKVHQRTHTGEKPYSCSDCGKSISLLCNLKTHERIHTGMKPYSCSDCVKCFTTSAELKVHQRTHTDGTSYSE, from the exons atggcatcagtgaagctggaagactgcagtccaACAATGGAGCTGAATGTtgacattaaagatgaagaagaggaggagaagattgggGAATCTGTTAGtcatg GTATGAGGccggtaacatcaacagtgaggacaaacccagcctgcctctctccttccacactgagtagaaacctacagtcactgggtcctgattgtgacagtggtggccagtttgcactgcaggatccagagatggcatcagtgaagctggaagactgcagtcaaacactggagctgaatgtcaacattaaagatgaagaagaggaggaaaagatTGGCAAATCTGTTAATCGTG GACGACTAGAATTAAGTCTGAAGCCGGTAACATCAACAGTAAGGACAAACccagcctgtctctctccttccacactgagtccaaacctacagtcactgggtcctgattgttacagtggagcccagtttgctctgcaggatccagagatggcatcagtgaagctggaagactacagtcaaacactggagctgaatgtcaacattaaagatgaagaagaggaggagaagattgggGAATCTGTTTCTCATG gagaccatgttgagacattctctacatccagagagaaacagcaggaagatcacagagctaagaggtctcaccactgcccacattgtgaggagattttcccaattctatcaaagctaaaaatacacctaaaaatacacacaggagagaattcGTATTCCTgtactgactgtgggaagagattcacaaCATCAGGGAATCTgacagttcatcagagagtgcacactggagagaagccttacccctGCCCTGACTGTGGAAAGATTTTCTCTCGACTGGGCCACTTAAAAAGACATGAACATATACATACAGGagtgaagccttactcctgctctgactgtgttaAATGCTACACAACATCAGCTGAGCTAAAACTTCATCAGAGagtgcacactggagagaagccttactcctgctctgactgtggaaagagtttctctcgACAGGGTTTTTTAAAAGCACATGAACTTATTCATACAGGAGTgaagccttattcctgctctgactgtgggaagattTTCTCTCAACTGGGCAacttaaaaacacatgaacgtatacatacaggagtgaagccttacgcctgctctgactgtgtcaaatgcttcacaacatcaactgagctaaaagtccatcagagaacacacacaggcgagaagccttactcctgctctgactgtggaaagagtatCTCTCTACTGTGCAacttaaaaacacatgaacgtatacatacaggaatgaagccttactcctgctctgactgtgtaaaatgcttcacaacatcagcTGAGCTAAaggttcatcagagaacacacacag ATGGAACGAGCTATTCGGAGTAG
- the LOC139396373 gene encoding zinc finger protein ZFP2-like isoform X1: MASVKLEDCSPTMELNVDIKDEEEEEKIGESVSHGMRPVTSTVRTNPACLSPSTLSRNLQSLGPDCDSGGQFALQDPEMASVKLEDCSQTLELNVNIKDEEEEEKIGKSVNRGRLELSLKPVTSTVRTNPACLSPSTLSPNLQSLGPDCYSGAQFALQDPEMASVKLEDYSQTLELNVNIKDEEEEEKIGESVSHGDHVETFSTSREKQQEDHRAKRSHHCPHCEEIFPILSKLKIHLKIHTGENSYSCTDCGKRFTTSGNLTVHQRVHTGEKPYPCPDCGKIFSRLGHLKRHEHIHTGVKPYSCSDCVKCYTTSAELKLHQRVHTGEKPYSCSDCGKSFSRQGFLKAHELIHTGVKPYSCSDCGKIFSQLGNLKTHERIHTGVKPYACSDCVKCFTTSTELKVHQRTHTGEKPYSCSDCGKSISLLCNLKTHERIHTGMKPYSCSDCVKCFTTSAELKVHQRTHTGEKPYSCSDCGKSFSQMCHLKRHQGKHKGEKPYH, translated from the exons atggcatcagtgaagctggaagactgcagtccaACAATGGAGCTGAATGTtgacattaaagatgaagaagaggaggagaagattgggGAATCTGTTAGtcatg GTATGAGGccggtaacatcaacagtgaggacaaacccagcctgcctctctccttccacactgagtagaaacctacagtcactgggtcctgattgtgacagtggtggccagtttgcactgcaggatccagagatggcatcagtgaagctggaagactgcagtcaaacactggagctgaatgtcaacattaaagatgaagaagaggaggaaaagatTGGCAAATCTGTTAATCGTG GACGACTAGAATTAAGTCTGAAGCCGGTAACATCAACAGTAAGGACAAACccagcctgtctctctccttccacactgagtccaaacctacagtcactgggtcctgattgttacagtggagcccagtttgctctgcaggatccagagatggcatcagtgaagctggaagactacagtcaaacactggagctgaatgtcaacattaaagatgaagaagaggaggagaagattgggGAATCTGTTTCTCATG gagaccatgttgagacattctctacatccagagagaaacagcaggaagatcacagagctaagaggtctcaccactgcccacattgtgaggagattttcccaattctatcaaagctaaaaatacacctaaaaatacacacaggagagaattcGTATTCCTgtactgactgtgggaagagattcacaaCATCAGGGAATCTgacagttcatcagagagtgcacactggagagaagccttacccctGCCCTGACTGTGGAAAGATTTTCTCTCGACTGGGCCACTTAAAAAGACATGAACATATACATACAGGagtgaagccttactcctgctctgactgtgttaAATGCTACACAACATCAGCTGAGCTAAAACTTCATCAGAGagtgcacactggagagaagccttactcctgctctgactgtggaaagagtttctctcgACAGGGTTTTTTAAAAGCACATGAACTTATTCATACAGGAGTgaagccttattcctgctctgactgtgggaagattTTCTCTCAACTGGGCAacttaaaaacacatgaacgtatacatacaggagtgaagccttacgcctgctctgactgtgtcaaatgcttcacaacatcaactgagctaaaagtccatcagagaacacacacaggcgagaagccttactcctgctctgactgtggaaagagtatCTCTCTACTGTGCAacttaaaaacacatgaacgtatacatacaggaatgaagccttactcctgctctgactgtgtaaaatgcttcacaacatcagcTGAGCTAAaggttcatcagagaacacacacaggtgagaagcCTTACTCTTGCTCtgattgtggaaagagtttctctcaaatgtgcCACTTAAAAAGACACCAAGGTAAACAtaaaggagagaagccttaccactga